A single genomic interval of Oncorhynchus tshawytscha isolate Ot180627B linkage group LG15, Otsh_v2.0, whole genome shotgun sequence harbors:
- the si:dkey-6n21.12 gene encoding schwannomin-interacting protein 1 isoform X2: MEGEKERERERGEEKESDETEEEEKQSDEAEEEDDEEDDDEDAEGAALVWQEGSYGEDDLGLPIMHWEALSLRIAELEKQEVEKREKKTKSSSVLERGKKLSASRPEERERGKTLSMNRPGDREQGKSKESWEDRGEEDCNSRVTALTSRLSNQMNLQLCFINDSGSEEEDEDTGKKVSVKNSKIVGKSGSSVQVRQQPKFPAPPAAKSKSSGFKAALSALRNKLRTEQKQESPACCNQLLKNKRLDRSDLQAFSLKELNAHQNSLNKAIQDLSTELVVHLQTRDQLRTEQDAMLLEVNRI, from the exons atggagggagagaaggagagagagagggagcggggagaggagaaagagagcgacgagacggaggaagaggagaaacagAGCGACGAGGCTGAAGAGGAAGATGatgaagaggatgatgatgaagatgcgGAGGGAGCTGCGTTGGTGTGGCAGGAGGGGTCATACGGAGAGGATGACCTGGGCCTACCCATAATGCATTGGGAGGCGCTGAGCCTGCGCATCGCAGAGCTGGAGAAACAGgaagtggagaagagagagaagaaaacaaag TCTTCCAGTGTCCTTGAACGAGGTAAGAAATTGTCAGCAAGCCggccggaggagagagagagagggaagacgcTGTCCATGAACCGGCCAGGAGACAGGGAGCAAGGGAAGAGTAAGGAGAGCTGGGAGGACAGAGGCGAGGAGGACTGCAATAGCCGCGTGACAGCCCTAACCTCGCG tctTTCGAATCAGATGAACCTCCAGCTGTGCTTCATCAATGACAGCGGAAgcgaagaagaagatgaagataCTGGCAAAAAAGTTAGTGTGAAG AATTCCAAAATTGTTGGTAAGAGCGGTTCCAGTGTGCAGGTGCGCCAGCAGCCCAAGTTCCCTGCCCCCCCTGCAGCCAAGAGCAAATCATCAGGCTTCAAGGCTGCACTGAGCGCGCTCAGAAACAAGCTGAGGACCGAGCAGAAACAGGAG AGCCCAGCTTGTTGTAATCAGCTGTTGAAGAATAAAAGGCTGGACCGAAGTGACCTGCAAGCCTTCAGTCTCAAAGAGCTCAACGCCCACCAAAACTCTCTCAACAAGGCTATACAAG ACCTTAGCACAGAGCTGGTGGTTCATCTTCAGACTCGGGACCAGCTGAGGACAGAACAGGATGCTATGCTGCTGGAG gTAAACAGAATTTGA
- the si:dkey-6n21.12 gene encoding schwannomin-interacting protein 1 isoform X3, which yields MEGEKERERERGEEKESDETEEEEKQSDEAEEEDDEEDDDEDAEGAALVWQEGSYGEDDLGLPIMHWEALSLRIAELEKQEVEKREKKTKSSSVLERGKKLSASRPEERERGKTLSMNRPGDREQGKSKESWEDRGEEDCNSRVTALTSRLSNQMNLQLCFINDSGSEEEDEDTGKKNSKIVGKSGSSVQVRQQPKFPAPPAAKSKSSGFKAALSALRNKLRTEQKQESPACCNQLLKNKRLDRSDLQAFSLKELNAHQNSLNKAIQDLSTELVVHLQTRDQLRTEQDAMLLEVQDMTSL from the exons atggagggagagaaggagagagagagggagcggggagaggagaaagagagcgacgagacggaggaagaggagaaacagAGCGACGAGGCTGAAGAGGAAGATGatgaagaggatgatgatgaagatgcgGAGGGAGCTGCGTTGGTGTGGCAGGAGGGGTCATACGGAGAGGATGACCTGGGCCTACCCATAATGCATTGGGAGGCGCTGAGCCTGCGCATCGCAGAGCTGGAGAAACAGgaagtggagaagagagagaagaaaacaaag TCTTCCAGTGTCCTTGAACGAGGTAAGAAATTGTCAGCAAGCCggccggaggagagagagagagggaagacgcTGTCCATGAACCGGCCAGGAGACAGGGAGCAAGGGAAGAGTAAGGAGAGCTGGGAGGACAGAGGCGAGGAGGACTGCAATAGCCGCGTGACAGCCCTAACCTCGCG tctTTCGAATCAGATGAACCTCCAGCTGTGCTTCATCAATGACAGCGGAAgcgaagaagaagatgaagataCTGGCAAAAAA AATTCCAAAATTGTTGGTAAGAGCGGTTCCAGTGTGCAGGTGCGCCAGCAGCCCAAGTTCCCTGCCCCCCCTGCAGCCAAGAGCAAATCATCAGGCTTCAAGGCTGCACTGAGCGCGCTCAGAAACAAGCTGAGGACCGAGCAGAAACAGGAG AGCCCAGCTTGTTGTAATCAGCTGTTGAAGAATAAAAGGCTGGACCGAAGTGACCTGCAAGCCTTCAGTCTCAAAGAGCTCAACGCCCACCAAAACTCTCTCAACAAGGCTATACAAG ACCTTAGCACAGAGCTGGTGGTTCATCTTCAGACTCGGGACCAGCTGAGGACAGAACAGGATGCTATGCTGCTGGAGGTACAGGACATGACATCACTCTGA
- the si:dkey-6n21.12 gene encoding schwannomin-interacting protein 1 isoform X1, with translation MEGEKERERERGEEKESDETEEEEKQSDEAEEEDDEEDDDEDAEGAALVWQEGSYGEDDLGLPIMHWEALSLRIAELEKQEVEKREKKTKSSSVLERGKKLSASRPEERERGKTLSMNRPGDREQGKSKESWEDRGEEDCNSRVTALTSRLSNQMNLQLCFINDSGSEEEDEDTGKKVSVKNSKIVGKSGSSVQVRQQPKFPAPPAAKSKSSGFKAALSALRNKLRTEQKQESPACCNQLLKNKRLDRSDLQAFSLKELNAHQNSLNKAIQDLSTELVVHLQTRDQLRTEQDAMLLEVQDMTSL, from the exons atggagggagagaaggagagagagagggagcggggagaggagaaagagagcgacgagacggaggaagaggagaaacagAGCGACGAGGCTGAAGAGGAAGATGatgaagaggatgatgatgaagatgcgGAGGGAGCTGCGTTGGTGTGGCAGGAGGGGTCATACGGAGAGGATGACCTGGGCCTACCCATAATGCATTGGGAGGCGCTGAGCCTGCGCATCGCAGAGCTGGAGAAACAGgaagtggagaagagagagaagaaaacaaag TCTTCCAGTGTCCTTGAACGAGGTAAGAAATTGTCAGCAAGCCggccggaggagagagagagagggaagacgcTGTCCATGAACCGGCCAGGAGACAGGGAGCAAGGGAAGAGTAAGGAGAGCTGGGAGGACAGAGGCGAGGAGGACTGCAATAGCCGCGTGACAGCCCTAACCTCGCG tctTTCGAATCAGATGAACCTCCAGCTGTGCTTCATCAATGACAGCGGAAgcgaagaagaagatgaagataCTGGCAAAAAAGTTAGTGTGAAG AATTCCAAAATTGTTGGTAAGAGCGGTTCCAGTGTGCAGGTGCGCCAGCAGCCCAAGTTCCCTGCCCCCCCTGCAGCCAAGAGCAAATCATCAGGCTTCAAGGCTGCACTGAGCGCGCTCAGAAACAAGCTGAGGACCGAGCAGAAACAGGAG AGCCCAGCTTGTTGTAATCAGCTGTTGAAGAATAAAAGGCTGGACCGAAGTGACCTGCAAGCCTTCAGTCTCAAAGAGCTCAACGCCCACCAAAACTCTCTCAACAAGGCTATACAAG ACCTTAGCACAGAGCTGGTGGTTCATCTTCAGACTCGGGACCAGCTGAGGACAGAACAGGATGCTATGCTGCTGGAGGTACAGGACATGACATCACTCTGA